From one Haloferax marinisediminis genomic stretch:
- a CDS encoding electron transfer flavoprotein subunit beta/FixA family protein: MNDGWNIVVCVKQVPDADDVTIDPDTGTLNRSDAPAVLNRPDQNAVESALALREEVGGTVTAITMGPPPAKAVLQTAVGAGADGGVLLTDRAFGGSDTWPTSLALARAAEELDADVVICGEESTDSSTGQVPPGIAAHNGWSQLTYVESLEPRPDEGVLVGKRDVEGGYERVAAKLPVVVAMEFGANRPRPAGLHRKIFAETEFEPVEWTAADLGIVDRVGLANSPTKVGGMDTATPVERERVRVDDVDELYDHIMEVL; encoded by the coding sequence ATGAATGACGGATGGAACATCGTCGTCTGCGTCAAACAAGTACCCGACGCGGACGACGTCACGATTGACCCCGATACAGGGACGTTGAACCGATCCGACGCGCCCGCGGTCCTGAACAGGCCCGACCAGAACGCCGTCGAGTCGGCGCTCGCACTCCGCGAGGAGGTCGGCGGGACAGTAACCGCGATTACGATGGGACCACCCCCGGCGAAGGCCGTCCTCCAGACAGCAGTCGGAGCCGGTGCCGACGGTGGCGTCTTGCTGACCGACCGAGCCTTCGGTGGCAGCGACACGTGGCCGACCAGCCTCGCACTCGCGCGGGCAGCCGAAGAACTCGACGCGGACGTCGTCATCTGCGGTGAAGAGAGTACAGACTCCTCGACTGGGCAGGTGCCTCCCGGCATCGCCGCCCACAACGGGTGGTCACAACTCACCTACGTCGAATCACTCGAACCGCGACCCGACGAGGGTGTCCTCGTCGGAAAGCGAGACGTGGAGGGAGGCTACGAGCGCGTCGCAGCAAAACTCCCCGTCGTCGTGGCGATGGAGTTCGGCGCGAACAGACCGCGACCCGCAGGACTCCACCGAAAAATATTCGCCGAGACGGAGTTCGAACCGGTCGAGTGGACTGCTGCCGACCTCGGTATCGTAGACCGAGTCGGCCTCGCAAACTCGCCGACGAAAGTCGGTGGCATGGACACGGCGACACCAGTCGAGCGCGAACGCGTACGTGTCGACGACGTCGACGAACTGTACGACCACATCATGGAGGTGCTCTGA
- a CDS encoding universal stress protein: protein MYTHILVPVDGSPEAENAVGHAVHLADAVDAAIHALYVAGAPSGDESKDRAVAERGRRALEDVRERAEEHGLTVDTTVADGEPAATIAEYADTTNADLIVMGTHGRDGVDRLLNGSVAERVGRHVSIPVMTIRLGDGEQSVKSPLQAQRIAREKLELAGHDDAVIESPSHQRTAWVVHATDERGEYNVHINSASGRAKIVQLG, encoded by the coding sequence ATGTACACTCACATCCTCGTTCCCGTCGATGGCAGTCCAGAAGCCGAGAATGCGGTGGGTCACGCGGTCCATCTCGCCGACGCAGTCGACGCCGCGATTCACGCGCTGTACGTCGCGGGGGCACCATCTGGCGACGAATCGAAAGACCGAGCAGTCGCCGAGCGCGGGCGGCGCGCACTCGAAGACGTCCGTGAGCGTGCCGAAGAACACGGCCTCACCGTCGATACGACCGTCGCCGACGGAGAACCGGCCGCGACCATCGCCGAGTACGCCGACACGACCAACGCGGACCTCATCGTGATGGGGACCCACGGCCGCGATGGCGTCGACCGACTGCTCAACGGCAGTGTTGCAGAACGCGTCGGCCGCCACGTCTCGATTCCCGTGATGACGATTCGACTGGGCGACGGCGAACAGTCGGTGAAGTCGCCACTCCAGGCGCAGCGAATCGCTCGCGAGAAACTCGAACTCGCCGGTCACGACGACGCCGTCATCGAGTCGCCGTCACACCAGCGGACCGCGTGGGTCGTCCACGCGACGGACGAACGAGGCGAGTACAACGTCCACATCAACAGCGCCTCTGGACGGGCGAAAATCGTCCAACTCGGGTGA
- the pepF gene encoding oligoendopeptidase F — protein sequence MSSVPERSDIDEEYKWDLDSIYTTDEEWESAYEEVAERIPELEAYEGRATDDPETLLELLETMESVLREVSMVVSYANLRSSEDTRNQEYQAQAGRAEALASKARSAVSYLDPELQELDRDEMQAFIDEEPALEAYEHYFDDVLRTKEHTRSTEVEAVLADLSDVTGSPSDIYSMLANADLEFPTVEKPDGTSVEITQGNFTKLQKHPDRAFRRAVHEEFYDRWADVRNTVGSSLKNSVKADVKKARIRNYETAREAALDGPNVPVEVYDNLLESVRDNLEHLHRHAELKREAIGADELQMWDLYVSLTGGHGPEIPYEQAKEYIIEAVAPLGEEYQERMAEGLENRWVDVYENRGKRAGAFSSGTYDTQPFIMMNYQDDAASMFTLAHELGHSMHSELANDEQPWHDASYDIFTAEVASTVNETLLTEYLLENVDDDELRMHVLDEYLERFRSTLFRQTMFADFELQIHEIVEEDGALTPDRFDQLYGDLKAEYYAPAETDDHIAREWMRIPHFYYNYYVYQYATGISAAAAIVERIREEGDSAAADYREALALGGSEYPLDVLKTAGVDMTEPDPIEDAMSVYESFLDEAATLLDLE from the coding sequence ATGAGTTCGGTTCCCGAGCGGAGCGACATCGACGAGGAGTACAAATGGGACCTCGACAGCATCTACACCACCGACGAGGAGTGGGAGAGCGCGTACGAGGAGGTTGCCGAACGAATCCCCGAACTCGAAGCGTACGAGGGGCGAGCGACGGACGACCCCGAAACGCTTCTCGAACTCCTCGAGACGATGGAGTCGGTGCTTCGCGAGGTGTCGATGGTCGTCTCGTACGCCAACCTTCGGAGCAGCGAGGATACGCGAAACCAGGAGTACCAAGCACAGGCCGGCCGTGCCGAAGCACTGGCGTCGAAGGCACGGAGCGCGGTCAGCTACCTCGACCCCGAACTGCAGGAACTCGACCGCGACGAGATGCAGGCGTTCATCGACGAGGAACCGGCGCTCGAAGCGTACGAACACTACTTCGACGACGTCCTTCGGACGAAAGAACACACGCGCTCGACCGAAGTCGAAGCGGTCCTCGCTGACCTCTCGGACGTGACCGGGTCGCCGAGCGACATCTACTCCATGCTCGCGAACGCAGACCTCGAGTTCCCGACGGTCGAAAAGCCCGACGGAACGTCTGTCGAGATTACGCAAGGGAACTTCACCAAACTGCAGAAGCACCCCGACCGCGCGTTCCGCCGAGCAGTCCACGAGGAGTTCTACGACCGCTGGGCAGACGTGCGAAACACCGTCGGGTCGTCGCTGAAAAACAGCGTCAAAGCCGACGTGAAAAAGGCCCGTATTCGTAACTACGAGACTGCCCGGGAAGCCGCACTCGACGGCCCGAACGTGCCCGTCGAAGTGTACGACAACCTGCTGGAATCCGTCCGCGACAACCTCGAACACCTCCACCGCCACGCCGAACTGAAGCGAGAGGCCATCGGTGCAGACGAGTTGCAGATGTGGGACCTCTACGTCTCACTGACGGGTGGCCACGGGCCGGAGATTCCGTACGAGCAAGCGAAAGAGTACATCATCGAAGCCGTCGCTCCCCTCGGCGAGGAGTACCAAGAGCGCATGGCCGAGGGCCTCGAAAACCGATGGGTGGACGTGTACGAAAACCGCGGAAAGCGCGCCGGAGCGTTCTCGTCCGGGACCTACGACACCCAGCCGTTCATCATGATGAACTATCAGGACGACGCCGCGAGTATGTTCACGCTCGCCCACGAGCTGGGCCACTCGATGCACTCCGAACTCGCCAACGACGAGCAACCGTGGCACGACGCGAGTTACGACATCTTCACGGCCGAAGTCGCCTCGACGGTCAACGAGACGCTCCTCACCGAGTACCTCTTAGAGAACGTCGACGACGACGAACTCCGGATGCACGTCCTCGACGAGTACCTCGAACGGTTCCGCTCGACGCTGTTCCGCCAGACGATGTTCGCGGACTTCGAACTCCAGATTCACGAAATCGTCGAAGAAGACGGCGCACTCACCCCGGACCGCTTCGACCAACTCTACGGCGACCTGAAAGCCGAGTACTACGCACCCGCCGAGACGGACGACCACATCGCCCGCGAGTGGATGCGGATTCCCCACTTCTACTACAACTACTACGTCTACCAGTACGCGACGGGCATCTCGGCGGCCGCCGCCATCGTCGAACGTATCCGCGAAGAAGGCGATTCTGCGGCCGCAGACTACCGCGAGGCGCTCGCACTCGGCGGCAGTGAGTACCCACTCGACGTGCTGAAGACGGCCGGCGTGGACATGACCGAACCCGACCCAATCGAGGACGCGATGTCGGTGTACGAGTCGTTCCTCGACGAAGCGGCGACGCTCCTCGACTTAGAATAA
- a CDS encoding DUF7563 family protein — MPQCQNCGSFVTEGYVRVFAPEGMEEPRVCPHCEDMVRDGAQVRQARATRH, encoded by the coding sequence ATGCCACAATGTCAGAACTGCGGTTCTTTCGTTACGGAAGGTTACGTCAGGGTGTTCGCCCCAGAAGGCATGGAGGAGCCACGAGTTTGTCCTCACTGTGAAGACATGGTTCGTGACGGTGCGCAGGTCCGCCAAGCGAGAGCGACGCGGCACTAA
- a CDS encoding M28 family metallopeptidase, whose product MDDLPPAAREAFARTWTDGRPWNFLTRLTALGDRMAGGPGDARAGDLVADAFADAGVERVEFDPFEMAHWTRGETTLELTAPDERSFEAIALPYAPAADVSGPLVDVGYGTPAEIDDHDVEGAIVVASTTTPAGGRFVHRMEKFNYAIDSGAAGFVFVNHDPGQLPPTGALRYDEEAIAPAAGVSKETGAWLTDYAKRGGRAHLTVDAATEPGESRNVVGHLGPETDRELVFCAHYDAHDTAEGALDNGCGIATVVTAARILAEMDLDVGVRVVGVGAEELGLTGAEHLVETLDLDRVAAVVNVDGAGRFRDLVAMTHASEQMGDVASRVADDARHPIRVESEPHPFSDQWPFVRSGVPAVQLHSDSGERGRGWGHTHADTRDKVDDRNIREHGMLAALLVRELATEVADGELPRLDDDELAAEFRRANFETGMKAASIWPTDWE is encoded by the coding sequence ATGGACGATCTGCCACCTGCGGCCCGTGAGGCGTTTGCCCGAACGTGGACCGATGGCCGGCCGTGGAACTTTCTCACCCGATTGACTGCACTCGGTGACCGGATGGCCGGTGGGCCGGGTGACGCCCGTGCAGGTGACCTCGTCGCCGACGCCTTCGCAGACGCCGGTGTCGAACGCGTCGAATTTGACCCCTTCGAGATGGCTCACTGGACGCGTGGCGAGACGACGCTCGAACTCACCGCCCCTGACGAACGTTCGTTCGAAGCCATCGCGCTCCCGTACGCTCCCGCCGCTGACGTGTCGGGTCCACTCGTGGACGTTGGCTACGGGACGCCCGCCGAAATCGATGACCACGACGTCGAGGGAGCCATCGTCGTCGCCAGTACGACGACCCCCGCGGGTGGCCGATTCGTCCACCGGATGGAGAAGTTCAACTACGCTATCGACTCGGGAGCGGCGGGGTTCGTCTTCGTCAACCACGACCCCGGACAACTGCCACCGACGGGTGCGCTCCGCTACGACGAAGAAGCAATCGCCCCCGCGGCCGGAGTGAGCAAAGAGACCGGGGCGTGGTTGACCGACTACGCGAAGCGAGGGGGACGCGCCCACCTCACGGTCGATGCCGCCACGGAACCCGGCGAGAGCAGAAACGTCGTCGGTCACCTCGGCCCGGAGACGGACCGAGAACTCGTCTTCTGTGCGCACTACGACGCGCACGACACTGCCGAAGGCGCACTCGACAATGGGTGTGGCATCGCAACTGTCGTCACCGCGGCCAGAATCCTCGCTGAGATGGACCTCGACGTCGGCGTCCGTGTCGTCGGCGTCGGTGCCGAAGAACTCGGTCTGACCGGCGCAGAACACCTCGTCGAGACGCTCGACCTCGACCGGGTCGCCGCCGTGGTGAACGTCGATGGCGCGGGGCGGTTCCGTGACCTCGTGGCGATGACGCACGCCTCGGAACAGATGGGCGATGTCGCGTCCCGCGTCGCCGACGACGCTCGGCACCCGATTCGCGTCGAATCCGAACCACATCCGTTCAGCGACCAGTGGCCGTTCGTTCGTTCTGGTGTTCCGGCCGTCCAACTCCACAGTGACAGCGGCGAACGCGGCCGCGGATGGGGCCACACCCACGCGGACACGCGAGACAAAGTAGACGACAGAAACATCCGCGAACACGGGATGTTGGCGGCGCTTCTCGTCCGCGAACTCGCGACAGAAGTGGCGGACGGAGAACTCCCGCGACTCGACGACGACGAACTCGCCGCGGAGTTCAGACGGGCGAACTTCGAGACGGGCATGAAAGCAGCGAGTATCTGGCCGACAGACTGGGAGTAG
- the truA gene encoding tRNA pseudouridine(38-40) synthase TruA, which translates to MRAFRIAYDGRPYYGFQRQPDVPTVEDAILDACRDLGVCESEAVPEGYAAAGRTDAGVSALAQTVAFECPGWCTPRALNSELPGTVRAWAAADVPDDFHARHLPTRREYVYELYAPTGTFDDERARAVFDALRGEHDFHNLTPDDWGTVRTIDGDLTRDGDFLVCRVEAGGFARELVRRLVSLVRSVATEAAPMSKVDDVLGPEHLKGPAGVPPAPPTPLVLTGVDYPDVEFRLDPDAAESTIRAFDEQALEDRIGWRVGSRIRDGVDE; encoded by the coding sequence ATGCGCGCCTTCCGTATCGCGTACGATGGCCGTCCGTACTACGGATTCCAGCGACAACCGGACGTCCCCACCGTCGAAGACGCGATTCTCGATGCCTGTCGTGACCTCGGTGTCTGTGAGTCGGAAGCGGTCCCGGAAGGATACGCCGCCGCGGGGCGGACAGACGCCGGCGTCTCGGCGCTCGCACAGACCGTCGCGTTCGAGTGTCCCGGCTGGTGTACGCCGCGAGCGTTGAACTCCGAACTGCCGGGGACGGTCAGAGCGTGGGCCGCCGCCGACGTTCCCGACGACTTTCACGCGAGACACCTCCCGACTCGGCGAGAGTACGTCTACGAACTCTACGCGCCGACAGGGACGTTCGACGACGAACGCGCTCGTGCCGTTTTCGACGCCCTTCGCGGCGAACACGACTTCCACAACCTCACGCCCGACGACTGGGGCACTGTTCGAACCATCGACGGCGACCTGACCAGAGATGGTGACTTCCTCGTCTGTCGCGTCGAAGCAGGCGGGTTCGCTCGCGAACTCGTCCGCCGTCTCGTCTCGCTGGTTCGTTCCGTCGCGACGGAAGCAGCCCCGATGTCGAAAGTAGACGACGTACTCGGACCGGAACATCTGAAGGGACCTGCTGGCGTCCCTCCCGCACCGCCGACACCCCTGGTCCTCACTGGGGTCGACTATCCCGACGTCGAGTTCCGTCTCGACCCCGATGCGGCCGAGAGTACCATCCGCGCCTTCGACGAACAAGCACTCGAAGACCGAATTGGGTGGCGCGTTGGGTCACGCATCCGCGACGGAGTCGACGAGTAG
- a CDS encoding universal stress protein encodes MYNTILVPLDGSGPSDSALDEAMGLAKAMDATVHALYVVDERVLHATQLDAGGLVRAYEKEGERIVSKAVEAGDEAGVEVVTAVENGSPHRTILRYADEHDVDLIVMGTHGRRGLERYLIGSVTERVLRITDVPILTIRGEESPMEDE; translated from the coding sequence ATGTACAACACGATTCTCGTCCCTCTCGACGGAAGCGGCCCCAGCGACTCGGCACTCGACGAGGCGATGGGCCTCGCAAAGGCCATGGACGCGACGGTTCACGCGCTCTACGTCGTCGACGAACGCGTCCTCCACGCGACACAACTCGATGCCGGTGGTCTCGTTCGTGCCTACGAAAAAGAGGGCGAGCGAATCGTCTCGAAGGCCGTCGAGGCTGGTGACGAAGCAGGTGTCGAGGTCGTGACGGCCGTCGAAAACGGGTCGCCGCACCGCACAATCCTTCGGTACGCCGACGAACACGACGTCGACCTCATCGTGATGGGAACCCACGGCCGCCGTGGACTGGAACGCTACCTCATTGGAAGCGTCACAGAGCGCGTCCTTCGGATAACGGACGTGCCGATTCTCACCATCCGTGGCGAAGAGTCGCCGATGGAAGACGAGTAA
- the hisS gene encoding histidine--tRNA ligase, which translates to MYERLKGFRDFYPGEMSARRAVIDTVETAAAQYGFREIGTPYLERTQMYVDKSGEEIVDELYAFEDKGGRNISLAPELTPTVARMVVAKQQELSKPIKWVSTRPFWRYEQVQQARFREFYQTNADIFGSSEPEADAEILAFCADALFDLGLTADDFEFRVSHRDILGGLLRSFDADVDVRDAIRAVDKSEKVEREEYLGLLSDAGLSYDQADEFASLIERGDLDEIAEFGGENVEAAVENLQNVLAAVEDFGAGDVCHVSLTTARGLDYYTGVVFECFDSTGEVSRAAFGGGRYDDLIESFGGQPTPAVGVGIGAAPLQLLCQRAGVWPDEELSTDYYLLTVGDTRDVASRIARELRAAGNVVEVDVSDRSFGAQMSYADSINASSVVIVGERDLENGEVTIKDMASGDQTTAPVDDFPGDRDEPTYEDYE; encoded by the coding sequence ATGTACGAGCGACTCAAGGGATTTCGTGATTTCTATCCCGGCGAGATGTCGGCACGGCGAGCGGTCATCGACACTGTCGAGACCGCTGCCGCTCAGTACGGGTTCCGTGAGATCGGGACGCCGTACCTCGAGCGGACGCAGATGTACGTCGACAAGTCCGGCGAGGAAATCGTCGACGAGTTGTACGCCTTCGAGGACAAAGGTGGCCGTAACATCTCTCTCGCACCGGAACTGACGCCGACCGTCGCCCGCATGGTCGTCGCGAAACAGCAGGAACTGTCGAAGCCCATCAAGTGGGTCTCGACCCGCCCGTTCTGGCGCTACGAACAGGTCCAACAGGCTCGCTTCCGCGAGTTCTACCAGACGAACGCCGACATCTTCGGGTCGTCTGAACCGGAGGCCGACGCCGAGATTCTGGCGTTCTGTGCCGACGCCCTCTTCGACCTCGGCCTCACGGCCGACGATTTCGAGTTCCGTGTCTCCCACCGCGACATTCTCGGTGGCCTGCTCCGGTCGTTCGACGCTGACGTCGACGTTCGAGACGCCATCCGAGCCGTCGACAAGTCCGAGAAAGTCGAACGCGAGGAGTACCTCGGACTGCTCTCCGATGCGGGCCTCTCGTACGATCAGGCCGACGAGTTCGCCTCCCTCATCGAACGCGGCGACCTCGACGAAATCGCCGAATTCGGTGGCGAGAACGTCGAAGCGGCGGTCGAAAACCTCCAGAACGTCCTCGCTGCAGTCGAAGACTTCGGTGCCGGAGACGTCTGTCACGTGTCGCTGACGACTGCTCGCGGCCTCGACTACTACACCGGCGTCGTCTTCGAGTGCTTCGACTCGACGGGTGAGGTCTCCCGTGCCGCGTTCGGTGGCGGTCGATACGACGACCTCATCGAATCCTTCGGTGGCCAACCCACCCCTGCGGTCGGTGTCGGCATCGGTGCCGCACCGCTACAACTGCTCTGCCAGCGCGCCGGCGTCTGGCCCGACGAAGAACTCTCGACGGATTACTACCTCCTCACCGTCGGCGACACCCGTGACGTGGCGTCTCGCATCGCCCGAGAACTCCGTGCAGCAGGCAACGTCGTCGAAGTCGACGTGTCCGACCGGAGTTTCGGCGCACAGATGTCCTACGCCGACTCGATAAACGCCAGCAGCGTCGTCATCGTCGGTGAGCGCGACCTCGAAAACGGCGAAGTGACCATCAAGGACATGGCGTCTGGCGACCAGACGACCGCACCCGTCGACGACTTCCCGGGTGACCGAGACGAACCCACCTACGAAGACTACGAGTAA
- a CDS encoding EamA family transporter: protein MDPGILFAILAALGWGVYIFALKRFFEGYAAAQIAVVINLFSITWYAPVTATRLDSASVPTLAELGALGVGVVLTTIVFIGLGFVLFVEALDDGDVSYVTPINKLVPVFVLPIEIVLLSAHLSPLQVAGVGVATLAVYVANYQGGSLFEPLRRAANSRPAQLALASAACYAVSDVGKRVALQELAIPTSLWVPILFVGGTLVLLPLAVRDWRPVRGHLPRFAAAGLLVAGSEHVTSVAFSLVPASIGSPIINTQAIVAVILGGVILRESQFGTRLVAALLAVAGVALIAVGDVGTLVSVV, encoded by the coding sequence ATGGACCCCGGTATCCTCTTTGCTATCCTCGCCGCACTCGGGTGGGGTGTCTACATTTTCGCCCTCAAGCGGTTCTTCGAGGGGTACGCCGCGGCGCAGATTGCAGTCGTCATCAACCTCTTTTCCATCACGTGGTACGCACCAGTGACGGCGACGAGACTCGACTCGGCGTCAGTTCCCACGCTCGCCGAACTCGGCGCCCTCGGCGTCGGTGTCGTCCTCACGACGATTGTGTTCATCGGCCTCGGCTTCGTCCTCTTCGTCGAAGCCCTCGACGACGGCGACGTGTCGTACGTCACACCGATAAACAAACTCGTCCCCGTGTTCGTCCTCCCCATCGAAATCGTCCTGCTGTCGGCCCATCTCTCGCCGCTCCAAGTCGCGGGTGTGGGCGTCGCCACGCTCGCCGTCTACGTCGCCAACTACCAGGGCGGAAGCCTGTTCGAACCACTTCGCCGGGCCGCGAACTCCCGTCCGGCACAGTTGGCCCTCGCCAGTGCCGCCTGTTACGCCGTCAGCGACGTGGGAAAGCGCGTCGCCCTGCAGGAACTCGCCATCCCGACGTCACTGTGGGTACCGATTCTCTTCGTCGGTGGCACACTCGTTCTGCTTCCGCTCGCCGTTCGCGACTGGCGACCGGTTCGAGGCCACCTGCCGAGGTTCGCGGCTGCGGGCCTCCTCGTGGCGGGAAGCGAGCACGTCACCTCAGTCGCGTTCTCACTCGTCCCGGCGAGTATCGGGTCGCCCATCATCAACACGCAGGCAATCGTCGCGGTTATTCTCGGTGGCGTCATCCTCCGCGAGTCTCAGTTCGGAACCCGCCTCGTCGCGGCGTTGCTCGCCGTCGCCGGCGTCGCGCTCATCGCCGTCGGCGACGTGGGAACACTCGTCTCGGTCGTCTGA
- a CDS encoding DUF7411 family protein: protein MELALLYSGGKDSSLAALLLDTFYDVTLVTAHFGVTDDWKYAKDAALELDYQFETLELDRDVAEAAAARMVNDGYPRNGIQQVHEHALESVCEMGFDAVADGTRRDDRVPSISRAQAQSLEDRHGVDYLSPLSGFGRGAVDRLVESHLEVETGPSEEIPKADYEGELRNLIAAEHGPEAVDEVFPDHVQSYVHGRR from the coding sequence GTGGAACTCGCGCTCCTCTACAGCGGCGGCAAAGACTCTTCGCTCGCCGCACTGCTTCTCGATACGTTTTACGACGTGACGCTCGTAACCGCGCACTTCGGAGTCACCGACGACTGGAAGTACGCCAAAGACGCGGCGCTCGAACTCGACTACCAGTTCGAGACGCTCGAACTGGACCGCGACGTCGCCGAAGCCGCCGCCGCCCGGATGGTCAACGACGGCTACCCGCGAAACGGCATCCAGCAGGTCCACGAACACGCCCTCGAATCGGTGTGCGAGATGGGATTCGACGCCGTCGCCGACGGCACGCGTCGTGACGACCGGGTTCCGTCTATCTCCCGAGCACAGGCACAGAGCCTCGAAGACCGACACGGTGTCGACTACCTCTCTCCACTCTCTGGCTTTGGGCGCGGTGCAGTCGACCGCCTCGTCGAATCACACCTCGAAGTGGAGACGGGACCGTCCGAAGAGATTCCCAAGGCGGACTACGAAGGCGAACTCAGAAACCTCATCGCGGCAGAACACGGCCCCGAAGCCGTAGACGAAGTGTTCCCCGACCACGTCCAGAGCTACGTCCACGGCCGCCGGTAA
- a CDS encoding DNA-binding protein, translating to MSGSPDDERLEELRRKKMQELQEQQAGQQGSAEQQQAEEAAQQRAEQQKQALLKQFLTDEARQRLNAVQMSKPDFAEQVERQIVALAQSGRIQGRIDDAKMKALLKELQPESKSFNIRRR from the coding sequence ATGAGTGGCAGCCCAGACGATGAGCGACTGGAGGAGCTTCGACGGAAGAAGATGCAAGAGCTCCAAGAACAGCAGGCTGGACAGCAGGGCTCCGCAGAGCAGCAGCAGGCCGAAGAGGCAGCTCAGCAGCGCGCCGAACAGCAGAAGCAGGCACTCCTCAAGCAGTTCCTGACCGACGAAGCACGCCAGCGTCTCAACGCGGTGCAGATGTCCAAGCCCGACTTCGCCGAGCAGGTCGAGCGCCAAATCGTCGCGCTCGCACAGAGCGGTCGTATCCAGGGCCGCATCGACGACGCGAAGATGAAGGCGCTCCTGAAAGAACTCCAACCGGAGTCGAAGAGCTTCAACATCCGCCGCCGGTAA
- a CDS encoding 30S ribosomal protein S19e has product MVTIYDVPADALIEEVAGRLEDRIEQPDWMAFAKTGQTRELPPQQDNFWFIRGASLLRKVAMNGPVGVDRLSTEYGGLKRGSNRYSVGGAHSDTGSKKIIRKLLQQLEDEGLIETAKGEGRRITAEGTSFLDNAASDVLTDLDRPELERYA; this is encoded by the coding sequence ATGGTAACCATCTATGACGTCCCGGCGGACGCCCTCATCGAAGAGGTCGCCGGACGACTCGAGGACCGTATCGAGCAACCCGACTGGATGGCCTTCGCTAAGACCGGCCAGACCCGTGAACTGCCCCCACAGCAGGACAACTTCTGGTTCATCCGCGGCGCCAGCCTGCTCCGGAAAGTCGCCATGAACGGCCCGGTCGGTGTCGACCGACTCTCGACCGAGTACGGCGGCCTCAAGCGTGGCTCGAACCGATACAGTGTCGGCGGCGCACACAGCGACACTGGAAGCAAGAAGATCATCCGCAAGCTCCTCCAGCAGCTCGAAGACGAAGGTCTCATCGAGACCGCGAAGGGCGAAGGCCGCCGCATCACGGCCGAGGGTACCAGCTTCCTCGACAACGCTGCCTCCGACGTTCTCACGGACCTCGACCGTCCGGAACTCGAGCGCTACGCGTAA
- a CDS encoding lysylphosphatidylglycerol synthase transmembrane domain-containing protein, with translation MARENIRATLLGFAAAFVVFAVLFYFAGVDELVDRLTMASPALLAALFAITLVWLVAWGTSLKTVLGVLGVDISVLRSFLVFTGAMFSNNITPFGQAGGEPVTALLISRSADTEYETGLAAIASVDTINFVPSITIALIGVGYYATEVTLGRNLEIALVAVVGLAIGVPTAVYIVWERRYELERKLIRALTPVIQTVAQYIPRVSVPSTDGVQRRINGFFRSIERVGRNPRGLAIALGLSGFGWLCQMVGLWTAFHAIGAPIAFSIALFVVPIGAIAGVTPLPGGAGGIEWTLAILVAAASPAVGFDVATAGVVLFRGFVYWVPTLLGGIVMGLESARGWRS, from the coding sequence ATGGCCCGCGAGAATATTCGTGCGACGCTTCTCGGATTCGCCGCCGCGTTCGTCGTCTTTGCTGTCCTCTTCTACTTCGCGGGCGTCGACGAACTCGTCGACCGATTGACGATGGCGAGCCCTGCCCTTCTGGCGGCCCTCTTCGCCATCACGCTCGTCTGGCTCGTCGCCTGGGGGACGTCCCTGAAGACAGTGCTCGGTGTCCTCGGCGTCGATATCTCCGTCCTGCGGTCGTTCCTCGTCTTCACGGGTGCGATGTTCTCGAACAACATCACCCCGTTCGGACAGGCCGGCGGCGAGCCTGTGACGGCACTTCTCATCTCGCGGAGCGCCGACACCGAGTACGAGACGGGACTCGCTGCAATCGCCAGCGTGGACACGATCAACTTCGTTCCGTCCATCACGATCGCGCTCATCGGTGTGGGCTACTACGCCACCGAAGTCACCCTCGGCCGGAATCTCGAAATCGCGCTCGTCGCCGTCGTCGGACTCGCAATCGGCGTCCCGACCGCCGTCTACATCGTCTGGGAACGCCGCTACGAACTCGAACGAAAACTCATTCGAGCGTTGACGCCGGTCATCCAGACCGTCGCCCAGTACATCCCACGTGTCTCTGTCCCCTCGACAGATGGCGTCCAACGCCGAATCAACGGCTTCTTCCGCTCGATCGAACGCGTCGGGCGGAATCCACGCGGGTTGGCGATTGCACTGGGCCTGTCCGGGTTCGGGTGGCTCTGCCAGATGGTCGGTCTCTGGACGGCGTTCCACGCGATTGGGGCGCCCATCGCGTTCTCCATCGCGTTGTTCGTCGTCCCCATCGGAGCGATCGCCGGCGTGACACCACTTCCGGGCGGTGCAGGCGGTATCGAGTGGACACTCGCCATCCTCGTCGCCGCGGCCAGTCCGGCCGTCGGATTCGACGTGGCGACTGCCGGCGTCGTCCTCTTCCGAGGGTTCGTCTACTGGGTTCCCACACTCCTCGGGGGTATCGTGATGGGGCTCGAGAGCGCCCGTGGGTGGCGAAGCTAA